In Amaranthus tricolor cultivar Red isolate AtriRed21 chromosome 3, ASM2621246v1, whole genome shotgun sequence, a single window of DNA contains:
- the LOC130808193 gene encoding GDSL esterase/lipase At2g23540, with amino-acid sequence MAFCDGDNFRGLNMILSLIIIVIISMVRKSTADDNLLGASFIFGDSLVDAGNNNYLNTLSKADMTPNGIDFKASGGNPTGRFTNGRTIGDIVGEELGIPNYAIPFLAPNATGKAIFYGVNYASGGGGILNATGRIFVNRLGMDIQVDYFNITRKEFDKLLGASKAREYIQKKSIFSVTVGSNDFLNNYLLPFLSIGARITSNPDTFTDDMISHLRNQLTRMYELDARKFVVGNVGPIGCIPYQKTINQLNENECVDLADKLARQYNAKLKDLLTQLGENLPGSTFIYANVYDLVMELITNYKNYGFNTASKACCGNGGQYAGIIPCGPTSSLCEDRDKHVFWDPYHPSEAANVLLAKQLVDGDTKYISPMNLRQLKSL; translated from the exons ATGGCATTTTGTGATGGTGATAATTTTCGTgggttgaatatgattttaagtttaataataatagtaattattagTATGGTGAGAAAGAGTACAGCGGATGATAATTTACTGGGAGCGTCTTTTATATTTGGTGATTCTTTAGTGGATGCGGGTAACAATAACTATTTGAATACTTTATCTAAAGCCGACATGACTCCTAATGGGATTGATTTTAAGGCTTCTGGTGGTAATCCAACAGGTCGTTTTACTAATGGTAGAACTATCGGAGATATTGTAG GAGAAGAATTGGGAATACCAAATTATGCAATTCCATTTCTGGCCCCAAATGCCACAGGAAAAGCCATATTTTATGGAGTGAATTATGCATCAGGAGGTGGTGGAATTTTGAATGCCACTGGAAGAATATTT GTAAACAGACTTGGAATGGACATTCAAGTAGATTACTTCAACATAACAAGGAAAGAGTTTGATAAATTATTAGGAGCATCAAAAGCAAGAGAATACATCCAGAAAAAATCAATATTCTCAGTAACAGTGGGATCTAATGATTTTCTTAACAATTACTTACTTCCATTCCTATCAATCGGAGCAAGAATCACTTCTAATCCTGATACTTTCACTGATGACATGATTTCTCATCTCCGTAACCAACTAACT AGGATGTATGAATTGGATGCTAGAAAATTTGTTGTTGGAAATGTTGGTCCAATTGGGTGCATTCCTTATCAAAAAACAATCAATCAATTGAATGAAAATGAATGTGTGGATTTGGCCGATAAACTAGCTCGTCAATATAATGCCAAACTCAAGGATCTTCTTACACAATTAGGAGAAAATCTTCCTGGATCTACCTTTATCTATGCAAATGTCTACGATCTTGTTATGGAACTTATCactaattacaaaaattatg GATTTAACACCGCGAGTAAGGCATGTTGTGGAAATGGAGGGCAATATGCAGGAATAATTCCTTGTGGACCGACCTCAAGCCTGTGCGAAGACCGCGATAAACATGTTTTTTGGGATCCTTACCACCCAAGTGAGGCGGCTAATGTATTGTTAGCCAAGCAACTAGTTGATGGAGATACAAAGTATATTTCTCCTATGAATCTTCGGCAACTTAAGAGTCTTTGA